The nucleotide window TTATTGACAGACATTTTAGTAATAAACCTGTTATTTATATATCTAACAGACATTTTTCGTATTCGGTAGATCCTTTGACTTATTTAACTACCTCAAAAATTCATAATTTATTGGCAATAGCTATTGTTACAGATAAACCTGTAGCACGCGATAATGCTCAATTTGAAAGCAACTTTTATTCTAAACCGTTTAAGATATTTGATACGCTGAGTCAAGCTATGGAATGGGTCCACAAAGTCATTCTCGAAGAATATGAAGGTTAATTTTGCACGTATACTAATTGACAAACCAAATTGGGTAATTAACTAAAATCTTAAAAATGTAATACTTAGTTTTGACCAGACTTTATTTTGTTACGGTATGTTATTTTAATGATTACATTAACGATGAGAACAGCCGAAAAACCTTTTCCATAAATTTAACGTAAACTGGTCTGTTGTTCCATTTTACTATTTCAAGTTGTATAGATTCTTGTAAATCTTCATAAAACTGATTGGACAATTGTTGTGCAATTATAGTATCGTAAGTAATAGCATTGATTTCAAAATTAAGATCAAAACTTCTAATATCTAAATTTGCGGTACCAACTACTGCGATTTCTTGATCGCACACTAAGGTTTTTGCATGTACAAAGCCTTTATTGTACTTATATATTTTTACACCTACTTCTAATAATTCTTGATAAAATGATTGAGAGGTAACATTTACAATAAATGAATCTGAAATACCTGGCACCAATAATGTTACTTTTACACCACTTAGAGCTGCAATTTTTATGGCATTAATGAACGAACTGTTAGGTATAAAATAAGGCGTAGTAATTAAGAGTTCTTTTTTTGCTAGCAAAATGGTTTGTACAAGAGAGTACATTATATTAGGATGGTCCGAATCTGGACCGCTAGCTACAATTTGTACGAGGTCGTTTCCATATTTTTTTTCTTCTTTAACAATAGGGAAGTAGTCTTGGGAAAATGCTATATTTTGTTTTGAACAAAAATTCCAGTCTGTTAAAAAAGTAAATTGTAAGTTCAAAACGGAGGTGCCTACTATTTTTAAATGTGTATCTCTCCAAAAGAGTTTGTTTTTTGACGTGTTTATGTATTTGTCAGAAACGTTTATGCCACCCACAAAGCCTGTTGTTCCATCAATAACAATAATTTTTCTATGATTTCTGTAGTTAAGTCTATTGGCAAAATGGATGAAATTAATTTTGTAAAATGGGAAGGCTTCCACACCTGCTTTCTGTAGTTTTTTTACAAAATTAGAGCGTATATTTTTACTGCCTAGGTCATCATAAATAAATCTAACCTTCACACCTTCTTGGGCCTTGGCAATTAATAATTCTGCAATCTCGTTTCCAATGGTATCATTTTCATATATATAATATTCTATATGAATATGGTGTTTTGCGGCTTTTAGACTATCAATTATTGCAGGAAATTTATTTTCGCCATTAATATAAAGTTGAACAGTATTATTATCTGAGCTAAAACTTTTGTCTTTAAGTAGGTTCAACATCGGATAAAAATTGCCCAACGTGTCCTTATGTTTTGCTAAGACCTTTTGAGAGTGTAACTGCTTTCTTTCGTTAATTTCAGGAAAGGCTTTTTCATCTATAAGAATCTTCTTTTGGTATAATTTTTTCTTTCTATAATTTAACCCTACGCTTAGATAAAAAATAATACCTACTACAGGAAATGAAATCACTAAAAGAAGGTAGGCAAGCCCTTTGCTTGGCGTAGTGGTATTAATAATAATTCTAATGCAAACAATGAGCAGTATAAGAATGTAAATTATGAAAATGTATAAAGGCAAATGTTCTTTAATTTTAGTGAGGCTGAATTCTAAGTTAAAAAGAGAATGTTTTATCTCTATTAATTTATTTCAGATTCTATTTATAGTTGAAAATTATCTGATAGGATTCTTAAACAAGCATAGAGTGACAGTTTTTTTAGCCTTTTCAGACAGCCTTTTTATGTGTAACTTATAAATTTAATGCAGCTCTTTTTTAATAGCTGCTTCTATTTCATCTAGTTTTAACTTTACTTCAGCAGAAACTTTATTCCAATTTTTATGAAGGCTTTTCATTTTAAATGCTAAGTAAGTATTAAATATACCACTAAATAAAAATCCCATGCCTGTCCATAGTACAAGCGTCATTCCTGCTAATGCAGGATTTCCAATTAAGATAAAAGAAAACACCATTCCTAAAGCTCCAATTATCATTAAGTTTTTCCATTCGCTTAGGCCATAATGTTTTAAATCCATAGAGGTGCCAAGAGCCCAAAATGAACGAAACAATATAGCGAAACCAACATAAAGCGATAAGCTTAATATTGAAACTGCAGGATTTGAAAGCAGCATAATTCCTATTACACTGTTTATAACACCCAAAAATAGAGTCCAGTTCCAATTTTCAATTTCTTTACGATTCATAATTGAAAAGAGTATTTCTAAAACGCCATTAAACAGAAAGGAAATACTAAAAATGATACTTAAAGCCAAAAACGAATTTTCTGGATTTATAAGCGTCCAAATTCCTGTGATAATCAATGAAATACCAATAATAAGTACGAGATACCAGTATTTAACGGATTCTTTTACTTTTTTAAAAAATAGATTCATGGTTTGTGTGCAAGTTTAATTGTTCTATGGTTTGGTGACTTACTTTTCAAAAGGAAAAATAATGTTCCAGTCGTTTTTCATATTGGCAATGGTCCAATTTTTTGCCATGGCTTCGTCAAGTCCTTTGTTAAGTTCACCAATTGGTGAATCCCTATCGTAAGCCCATTCTCTTGTTTCATCTGTATGGTGTACATATAACTTAAGACTTGGATGGGTGTTAGCATCTGTATAGTGTAACATTTCTAAATCACCATCAGAATTTCCAGCCGCAAAAATGGGTTTTTTACCAATATGTCTATAAATTCCAATAGGTTTACCATCGCCTCTATCTGCTAATACCACACCAGGTAACCTTATCACAGAGGCTTTGCCATCTGTATTGTCATATTCAGCTTCAACTGTGCTACCAACAATACGGTGTGAAGGAATGCCATATGTTTCTGTTGCCCACGCGCGCATAAAATCAATATCCCCACCCGAAACGATAAAGTTTGTAAAGCCATTGGCTTCTAAATAGGTCATCAATTCAAGCATGGGTTGATAAACAACAGCATTATAGGGTTGATTAAAACGAGGGTGTTTTGCAGTGGCCATCCAAGTCTTTACGGCTGACTTAAAATCTTCCGCATCGATATTGGCATGACTCGCCATGGCTATTTTAAGAAGGCCTTCTTTTCCAGATTTTAAAACGCCCTCCATATCATCTTCTAAAACCGATTTAAAAGGTTCGGTAGTTTTCCATTCGGGATGCTCTGGTGCCAATACCTTAATTTGGTCTAATGCAAAAAATAACTGAAAATAAATAGGCTGTTCTGCCCAAAGCGTTCCATCATTGTCAAAAGTGGCAATACGGTCTTCTACAGGTACAAAGTCTTGCGTACCTTCGGTTGTTACTTTTTTCACAAAGGCTATAATCTCATCTTTTGTTTTACCGTCATTCCATGAAGGTAATGGATCTGAGATGCTGCTAGTTTCTTGTTCGGTAGTTGTAGTAGTGTTGTCTTGCTTACAACTATAGGTAAGAACAAACAAGCTTACTAATACGATAATTTGTTTTTTCATTTTTATAATTTTTATCATTGTTTTCTATAATTAGTATTTTTTAATGGTCTTTTGAATTAAGTACCGTTGGTGTTTCTAATACACTAATTCAAAATTGTTTATCCGAAGCTCGCTGCCTATGGCACCAGTGAAAAAATCGCCCAAAGCGCTAGAGGAAAACACCACTGTAATGTGTGTTGGTGTATCTTCGGCATTGCCCCAAACCTCATCATCCCTAATATTAGCATATTCAAATTGAGGTAAGGATGAATCTAGTTGTCCATAAATAATATCTACCTCTAAGTTTGTAAATGTATCTACCTGCGTGTCGCTTCTAAACCAACCTGTGCCTATTCTTTCAATAACGTCTCCTTCTCTTTTTTCCAACAACACATAAATATCGCATTGGTCTGAGCCAGGAATTACGTTTCCGTCTTCATCTTCATAAGACTCGCCAGGTATATAAGTGTAGTCTAAACGAAAGGCATTTGGTTTTCCCGAGAACGGTGTGCCAAAATCAATATTACTTCTTGGATCTGCAGGATTAGGAAAACCATCTGTAAATTTTCCAGTAAATAAGGTGGCAGCTGCCATTCTTACTAAAAGTGGTGCCGCAACACTGGTTAGATTAACAGCAAAGTCACCATTTCCTAAATCCTCTGGATTGGTATTTGCGTCGCCAGCAATGGCTAAAGCTCTATTGGCAGTGCCCCAAACCGTTGTGTCCTCACTTTCTCCTGGTTGTTGGTAATCGCTAACTGGATACCAAAGATCGAAATTGCTGTTTGGTAACTGTGGATTTGGCAAGGTAGAAACCACTGTAACCGTCCAAATGGCAGTAGTGTTGTCTTCTGCAGTTACCGTATACAGTACTGGATTTGTAAAATCTTGTGGTTCGCTAGGTAATGGTGAAATAGTAGCGAGGTTTGATATTTCTATGTTAGAAGGTACTATGTTTTCTAAATTTACACCCTCACCAATGGGAATCTCTATTAACAGTTCCTCTGCATTTATAGTAGTTGTACCATCTTGCATAGGTAGTTGAAAAGCGGTAATGGCTTTAAATGAAGACAAACCGAATTTATCCTCCTCTATGCATGAATGAAGTGTTGCTAAACTTAGAACCAGGCAGATTATAAATTTTATATGTTTCATATCTAAAAGCTATTTAAAGTAATAGGCGACTCCTAAACTTAATTCTAAAAGGTTGAGCTTTAAATCTATATTAGTGGTTTGAACTTTTTCTTGGGCATCGACATCGTTGTTCACTGTTTTTTCATCAAGTCTTGCGGAAAAACCAGCAACACCTACCGTTGTTTCTAATGCCCAATTTCGATTAAAAAATAGTACAAGGCCTGGATTTATACCCAATTGAAAATCTATAAAGTCAGTTTCTATTTTATTGACGTCGTTCATCATAAAATCGCGTTGTAAAGATTCTCCAAACGTGAAACCTAGTTGCGTTTGAACTATAATTTGAAGTCTTCCTGCCCCAATTGGTATATACTGTCTAAGGTTGGGTAAGAATGAAAAGCTTTGTTCCAACAAGTTAGACTGCACCTCCATGTCGTCTTGATCTAAAAATGTAATGACCTCCTTTGCCCTACCATATCCAGCCGAAAACCCTAAGGTTAGGTTGTCTTTTATGGCAAAACCTGCATTGGCTGTTATTGTATAATCGTATTTGTTCTGGTCTATAACCTGTCTTATCAGCTGGTTTTCGTTCTCTGCATTTCTTTGATCTAGGGAAAAATTCAAGGAACTGTAAAATCTCCCTTTATTAATTTTATAGTCAATTTCATTAAGACTAATATTATCTTGGCAATACGCCTTTGCACTAAATAGTATTGGTATGAGGTAGTACGTTAAGTTTAGTTTATACTTTTTGGTCATAATATACCTTTGAGTTCTATAATTTGTTTCTTTTTATATCTAATCATTTGATGTTTTTCTTATTAGATAATAACTCCCTGCCAATGCTATCAGAAGCACACCAATCCCTATGTATGAAATTGGATCTAAATGCAAATCTAAATCGATGATATGTCTTGCGAGACCTATCAATGCTACTAATAAAACAACCTCAGCTTTTACAGTATTCTCTTTAAGATAGATTTTTACAGTATGTAGTAATTCAATACCGATTAAGACCAACATAAAACCACCAAAAATGGTATGCAGATAGATTAAAATATTGTTTTCTTGTGTAATATTTGTATTTAATGTGTAGGTAATACCATCATAGAGTAGAATAAGAAAAACAACAGTAGAATATATGACTACGGTTAATAATGCAAATAAGAGTACAATTATTATAACGCGCTCTATGCTTGCTACGATATTTAATATTTTCGAGTTTTTCATTTTGTTTTTTCTGGTTGTTTTAATGCTAACTCACAAAAAAGATGCGTTTTATAAGAATATTCTCGAACGCAGACCAACAACAGGTATAAACGATGCATTGGGATTTAAAGCCGGATTAGCCACTAACTGAATATTTGGTGTCAGTTGCATTTGATGCGCTACTTGCCATCTGTAAAAGATTTCTGAAGTCCACTGATCGTCCAAACCAGGACCAAAAGTCGTTTCGTTTGGTTTTCCCCAATTTAGGCCAACACCCAAAACATGGCTTCCCATATAATAACCTACACCTGCGCTAACAGAGGCTTCGTAAAGACTGCCACCATCTTTGGTCCAACCACCTCTTAAAAAAGGTTCGTATTTTCCTGCAAGCATTGTTGTACCACCAGCACTGATTCCCCAACCACTTGGTGAACCGTAAAAATTACTTTCATCAATTTGCCAAAGAGTAACGTGGAAATTGTTTACAAACGCCATTTCCTTACTTTTTACGATACCCAACTCAAAGGTTTTAAAGGTTTGAAAATCGCTAAAAAACGTATCAAAACCTTTAAAAATATCAGTTGCTCTTGCATTAGCGTCCGTAATACTGGCAATGGCATACACCTTGTCGGTTAACCATGCGCTTAGCATTACACCAAGCGTACCATCTGGCAAACCACCAATAGTTGCAGAACCTACAGAGAAAGCTAAGTTGTTAAAGCTTTCCCACGGACTTGCCAATGCGTAAACGTCGGTCCAGTCCGAGCTATCTAAAAACCCTGCATAACCCACAACCCTTCCGTTTGCGAACGATTGTCTCCAATACAAGTTAGTAGTTCTAAAACCTTGGTCGCTATATAATGGGTGTAGCGATCCTGCATAACCAATTTCGAATCCTAATTGGGAAGGCGTTAAT belongs to Winogradskyella sp. J14-2 and includes:
- the cls gene encoding cardiolipin synthase, producing the protein MPLYIFIIYILILLIVCIRIIINTTTPSKGLAYLLLVISFPVVGIIFYLSVGLNYRKKKLYQKKILIDEKAFPEINERKQLHSQKVLAKHKDTLGNFYPMLNLLKDKSFSSDNNTVQLYINGENKFPAIIDSLKAAKHHIHIEYYIYENDTIGNEIAELLIAKAQEGVKVRFIYDDLGSKNIRSNFVKKLQKAGVEAFPFYKINFIHFANRLNYRNHRKIIVIDGTTGFVGGINVSDKYINTSKNKLFWRDTHLKIVGTSVLNLQFTFLTDWNFCSKQNIAFSQDYFPIVKEEKKYGNDLVQIVASGPDSDHPNIMYSLVQTILLAKKELLITTPYFIPNSSFINAIKIAALSGVKVTLLVPGISDSFIVNVTSQSFYQELLEVGVKIYKYNKGFVHAKTLVCDQEIAVVGTANLDIRSFDLNFEINAITYDTIIAQQLSNQFYEDLQESIQLEIVKWNNRPVYVKFMEKVFRLFSSLM
- a CDS encoding HdeD family acid-resistance protein codes for the protein MNLFFKKVKESVKYWYLVLIIGISLIITGIWTLINPENSFLALSIIFSISFLFNGVLEILFSIMNRKEIENWNWTLFLGVINSVIGIMLLSNPAVSILSLSLYVGFAILFRSFWALGTSMDLKHYGLSEWKNLMIIGALGMVFSFILIGNPALAGMTLVLWTGMGFLFSGIFNTYLAFKMKSLHKNWNKVSAEVKLKLDEIEAAIKKELH
- a CDS encoding HAD family hydrolase — translated: MKKQIIVLVSLFVLTYSCKQDNTTTTTEQETSSISDPLPSWNDGKTKDEIIAFVKKVTTEGTQDFVPVEDRIATFDNDGTLWAEQPIYFQLFFALDQIKVLAPEHPEWKTTEPFKSVLEDDMEGVLKSGKEGLLKIAMASHANIDAEDFKSAVKTWMATAKHPRFNQPYNAVVYQPMLELMTYLEANGFTNFIVSGGDIDFMRAWATETYGIPSHRIVGSTVEAEYDNTDGKASVIRLPGVVLADRGDGKPIGIYRHIGKKPIFAAGNSDGDLEMLHYTDANTHPSLKLYVHHTDETREWAYDRDSPIGELNKGLDEAMAKNWTIANMKNDWNIIFPFEK
- a CDS encoding PCMD domain-containing protein, encoding MKHIKFIICLVLSLATLHSCIEEDKFGLSSFKAITAFQLPMQDGTTTINAEELLIEIPIGEGVNLENIVPSNIEISNLATISPLPSEPQDFTNPVLYTVTAEDNTTAIWTVTVVSTLPNPQLPNSNFDLWYPVSDYQQPGESEDTTVWGTANRALAIAGDANTNPEDLGNGDFAVNLTSVAAPLLVRMAAATLFTGKFTDGFPNPADPRSNIDFGTPFSGKPNAFRLDYTYIPGESYEDEDGNVIPGSDQCDIYVLLEKREGDVIERIGTGWFRSDTQVDTFTNLEVDIIYGQLDSSLPQFEYANIRDDEVWGNAEDTPTHITVVFSSSALGDFFTGAIGSELRINNFELVY
- a CDS encoding autotransporter outer membrane beta-barrel domain-containing protein; translated protein: MTKKYKLNLTYYLIPILFSAKAYCQDNISLNEIDYKINKGRFYSSLNFSLDQRNAENENQLIRQVIDQNKYDYTITANAGFAIKDNLTLGFSAGYGRAKEVITFLDQDDMEVQSNLLEQSFSFLPNLRQYIPIGAGRLQIIVQTQLGFTFGESLQRDFMMNDVNKIETDFIDFQLGINPGLVLFFNRNWALETTVGVAGFSARLDEKTVNNDVDAQEKVQTTNIDLKLNLLELSLGVAYYFK
- a CDS encoding phosphate-starvation-inducible PsiE family protein, producing MKNSKILNIVASIERVIIIVLLFALLTVVIYSTVVFLILLYDGITYTLNTNITQENNILIYLHTIFGGFMLVLIGIELLHTVKIYLKENTVKAEVVLLVALIGLARHIIDLDLHLDPISYIGIGVLLIALAGSYYLIRKTSND
- a CDS encoding carbohydrate porin, giving the protein MLKLQLFSNILKPLKSKSYAFSLLAFSMLVFFSLSTDTLHAQQENETQQDTTKTQRPSLLSPSDANNQLKADAEDKNPTIKKDFIDKAVEAKEAFYKKTGFKIGFDYNSLYMGATESLGNNNHTASGIARLYGRWDLIGHGTNDTGGIVYKIEHRHRYAELTPSQLGFEIGYAGSLHPLYSDQGFRTTNLYWRQSFANGRVVGYAGFLDSSDWTDVYALASPWESFNNLAFSVGSATIGGLPDGTLGVMLSAWLTDKVYAIASITDANARATDIFKGFDTFFSDFQTFKTFELGIVKSKEMAFVNNFHVTLWQIDESNFYGSPSGWGISAGGTTMLAGKYEPFLRGGWTKDGGSLYEASVSAGVGYYMGSHVLGVGLNWGKPNETTFGPGLDDQWTSEIFYRWQVAHQMQLTPNIQLVANPALNPNASFIPVVGLRSRIFL